The sequence atagaaattttaGAGGAAATAATTATGAGGAGATAGAAAAAATTGGaggtaaattttttttatctatatagACTGTATGTGCTCATTTTCAGATTGACTAAGAGATTTGTTGTATGACTTGACATGACGATGTTTAAATACaatgaaaataatatatttgaTGAGCAAATCACGCAAAAGTTAATATCTGTGTTGTGGCAGATATGGAAGGATAGAAATGTGGTTACTTGGAAAAACATGTATCCTTCTCCTCCTCAGTCGATTGAGCTGCTCGAGCCAAAGTTGTTCCTCAACAAGCTCCTGTGTTTGTGCCGGCTTGTTTGGGATGGCACCCTCTCCCGTCGCCCGTCGGGGTATATAAAATGTGGAGTCGACGCCGCTGTTTTTCAAGAGCAATTTTGTCCATGGGAAAAGCTATTAAGATTGCTGGTCGGCAGAGTGGGGAAGAGGGTGAGTTGATCAGTATTAAAGAAGCTCTTTCTTGGTTGAAGGATCTTGGTTATTTGCATGGGTGGGTGGAGTCGGATAGCAAGCGAGCTTGTGAGGCCATTCGTTCAAGCGAGAGAAACATCATGGAGATTGGTGCTATTGCTCGTTACTACAAGAATTTGTTGCTTTCACTCCTGGGTTTCCAAATTCGTTATATCAAGAGAGATTTTAATGTCATTGCTGATTGTATAGCAAAAGCTGCGAGAGATATTTCTACACaccatgtttggaatgaacctccACTTTTTGTGGTAGGTCATCTCCATGTTCCATGTATTAGTGTGCAATAAAATTATCCTCGTtttacctcaaaaaaaaaaaaaagccataGTAAATGATTAACAATGTCAATTTGCATGGGGCATTTTGTTCCATAATTTATGATATTTAATCgtaaattactattttataaatatttattattatgaaaatataaaatgttactataataaattctaaatataacttttaattaatcaatcttaaattagtaattaaaataattacatataaaaaTGGGATAAAGAATCTCAACCGAAATAAAGTCGGGCCTCGAGGCCTGTTCAGATTTGCTCGTAGTCAACAGCAGCGTACggaacaaaaaagaaaatgaaaaaacataaacatagaaACAGATACAGAAAAGAAACAACAAGCAGCAGATTTGAGCTGCTGCAAATTCTGCAGTGTGGGTAGGAatgtcaatccagcccgaaaTCAGTGGGCCGATTCGAATAActcgacaaaattagagggttagggttgaaaaattaCAACCTAATTATAAATCGGACtaatcgggctagcccgttcgggctggCCGGTTGAAGCGGGCCAGCCCGTTGGgctactgtttttttttttaaacaaaattgaattttaaaatacattagAGTTTAGGCTTTTAGGATTTGAGATActttttttcattaatttcaaactattattgaatattttatttttatttttttaacaaagttgaacattttattgttattaacttattttatatagtctaaaaaaacttattttatatgttatgtgatcttgaatatattatatttttgcatttcatgctttgctatataatttatatcttaaatatatatatatatattacacattatacattagatcattaaaaataataaaatacaaatgataattttatttttatgcctTTAACTTGATTAGCCCGATGAGCTAGttcgaaacccgaacgtttagggttagggttgaagatttacaatccgaaaaaatcttcaaccgattagcccgcacccgattaacccggaatccgatagggctagcccgaaaacccggtgggttggcccgattgacagTCTGCGTTTCGTCCTTTGATTTGTACGTGTTTTCCCTTTTTACCCTCATTTCTCCCCCCAATTCGGTTATATAGATAGATAAAAATGAGTATTTCTTTTTATGAATGGAGCGAGTAATAATACTTGAAttgttatgtttatttttttgttgaatattttttatttttatttgtattttcttttttatcaaGTGTGGTTTTATGAGGGCCTCTCATTCTCGTGCTTCATCCCTAAGTTAACCTCTGTCTCTACTCTTACTCCTAAATCCCAATTCtgcatttctctctctctaaaatcccGCTTGAAATTTGTTTTCTGAAACAACACGCAAACACATGAATCTTCAGTCCTGCTGCTGCTCCTCCCCTTTGCTCCCCCTCCACCCACCCAGGCAACACGCCGCCGCCCCCCACTTTTGCTTCCTCTTTCCCGCCAAGACCAAGCACCACTTCAATTTTGCTTCTCCCATTTCCAGACAGACCGCTGCCGCTTCCAACGCCAACAGTCAGGTGTCCTCCTCGCCGGAGGAAGGGAGCAAGCTGGCGTCGGAGCTTCTCCACGATGAGCTGCTGGCCCGCGTTTCTGCCGCCGAGGCCCTGCGTTTGATCTCGGAGGAGCGCCGCAGCGGCATTGTGACTGCTTCGGACTGCCGGTTGATTATTTCTGCCGCGCTTGATCGTGGAGTTCTGCTGAAATTATGATTTTATGGTCTGCTATTGTAGAAATCATACCTTTTAACTGTTTTCCGGCAGCGGCTCGACGCGACGACGGCGAGAGAGGGCAGCGGGCGGAGGGAGGGAGGAAGTTTTTTGGCGGCGCAGCAAACtaggttttaaaataaaaaataaaaaataaaaacaaaaacatatgATCATTCTTCAGTGTTCGGAGAGGATCAGAGGTCGCTTGTTTGGGCCTACAATGATTAAATGGGCCGATAATGATTGAATAGGCCCAAAGTGATATACAAGGGCCCAATcgctaaataaaaaaaaattggtggtctGAATTCAAAAAGAACAAGGCAAGAATAAGCCGAAAGGTGATGGActgataaatataaaaagagaaagaaTACCACAAGGGTAATTATATACATAGCCCCATTTTACTCATTATAATCtccaatttaaaaataataataaaaatattaataatttactAAATTGTCCTTATAGCCCCCATCTTTTATACGACTGTGACTTGTGAGAAATCACTCAATTTGAATGTGTAAATTTCTGCTGAAAATTATAGTGCCACAATAATTTTTATCCCTAGTATCAGCCAATACCGATGGTATCATCAATTTCCAGTTTCTAATCCGATCCAACATAAACATCAATAACATACAAAAGGAGTGAGACAAAGGAGAGTAAAATTTCATATGCCCTGTGTAAGGCCAAATCAATTTTGGGCCACCAAACGTAAACTTAAGTAGAAAACAAGGTATTAATTATGTTATGGATGAATTGGATTTTGAAATACTCACTTTCTTGCTCTTGTCCAAGTGCATTCATTTGATAAAGAAAGTTTCACATGCATCTGTATCTAAATTGAAACACAATTGGACGATTTCAAAGATGAAAGCAGGAAGACATCTGAATTATATGCAATGAATGAGCTGAAAATAGAATACAAATAAGGGATTTCGCATATTGAAATTGCGATTGCAATATTTGGCAAGGATTCGTAGAATGAAAGTTGGGAGATATCTCGTAGTCAGCATGAAAAATGGGGCTATGAAGATTGTTATTATTTGGGGGTTATggggatataatagtaaatttattaatatttttattttatttttaaattggaGGCTATAATGAGTAAAATAGGGGCTATGTATATAATTACCCATACCAAAAATCTCATCAACAAAGTCGggtcgagcctcgttaaaatcATATCCCTAAAATTTAATGAAGAAATTAtaagtgaagaaaaaaaataactcATCTAATGTAAATGTGAACATATAATAAAGAATTATGACATATTCAAAAATGTCTAGTTAAACTTATTCGTGGGTTGAATGCTTTCGCGTATATGAACTAATATTGAGATAAGTTATTTTATCTAATCGATGAAAataaggggtaattgcccctaaatacattacaTTTTCCAATTTTTTGGAATTGCACATCACTTTTAAAATCCGCTCCATAATACATAACCTTTATTTttcttctggaattgcacatggtcagTCAACCACCAACCGAAAAATAATGTGGATgccggaaacgccacatatacatgccggaaaaaaaattaattgatgtggcaTCCATgtaaaaaattttattttattttatttttatttgctattaaattcgaatttccataatataaaattaagcaTTAATTTTTCAAATCCCCAATTTTTCCCTAAATCCCCTAGTTTTACAATTTCCCCATTCGCAACAAATTGTCGAACGGACTGATCTTTATCGGCTTGCGCCGGACCCGATGGTTGGCCTCCTGACATCACTGATCGCAACCTTCCCTCACTAGATCCCacgaaaataataatttcccaTCACCCCTGCAGTTCTACCATAATCAACAACACGACAACAATAAATGCATTTAAACCAGCCAAAAATGGATTATATCAACTAAGTTTTCAGCACAGTAGGCCCTGGATAAAGAAAGCAACTCACGCCAAATGCAtaataaataattcaaattgtCGGCTTGTTCGCTTTAATTGAGTTTGTGGAATCTATGCAAATTAGCAGTTGATGTTAGGGGAAAGATCGCAATCTAAGTTAAATCAACGGCGACACGTTCATCTCCTTGCCTGGTTCATCCCGTGCGCCAGAGCCTTGGTCGCCGGTTCGTCGCGTGCGCCGGAGCCGTCGCCGCTGGTTCGTGTTGGTGTAATCGCCGGAGCTGTAGCCTTTCTTGGTGTTGGTGTAATCGCTGGAGGTAGGGCAATGTGGAGCAGATCGCTGGACGTTAAGGCAATTGTGGAGCATATCGAAATTCAAGTCTGGACGCTAGAGCAATTGAAAAAAGTGGGAAATTGTAAAACTAGGGAATTTTAGGGAAAattggagatttgagaaattaatgccttaattttatattctggaaattcgaatttaatagcaaaaaaaaaaaaatcctacatggatgccacatcaattaatttttttttcggcgtgtatatgtggcatttccggcatccacgtcattttttcggttggtggttggctgaccatgtgcaattccagaagaaaaagaaaggttatgtattatgaggcggattttaaaggtgatgtgcaattctaGAAAATAGGGAAAgataatgtatttaggggcaattacccctaaaaaTAACTATTACTAGAAATTTTAGACAATGCAATGCACTTGGGTTAGTGAGATGTTTCGTCTTCATCCAATAGATCTGAGATACGGGTGAGTGGGTGTGTTTCTCTTAAGAGAAGTGAATATTTTGATTTCGGATTAGATTTTTGCCCAATCAGTTTCAATATgaaaatcttattttaaaaatctaaaaaatttcAGAACAAattcgatttaaaaaaaaaaaaaacttgaataTATACCAACACGAACCAATAAGAcaattattatcaaattaaattcatAAGTAACAAAGCATTCATTATAATAAATCCTGAAAAATACtagttataaattatatataaaaaatgaactaaTTTGTAACCCTAATTatatttaagggttaaattacaaatccacccctgaagtCGGCACCCCTAGAACGTATTACTCTCCAAACTTAACGTTGGCCCAAATAACTCTCCATAGCCCATATAAATACTACATTTAAGCCCCCAACTTAAACGGCTCCTTGACGCCGTTTCTTAATTCTTCAGCTTCTTGCAGTTCCCCAGCTTATTGTGTCTATCTTCTAATATCATGATGCGTGACAACTGAAGGAAAGTACtccatcattaaataataaatatgggcatactaggaaatttacttatatattttcatttccaatgatttttcttaatctttgtgaaaatcCCAATCAGCCTaagcttatgggacggagggagtatgttttagGTCCTCAACAGTTTAGCTACTTAATTTACATTATTTTCTGAAATCTCGAATAATGCTTACTTGTTTATCTCTTTTCTGTTGCCAGCTTCCACGAAGACTAGTGGATGTAACATCCATAAGGCAGCAGCTATTATCTCAATATCGCATCAAGGAATTGAACAAGGCTGCTGAAAATAATACTAATGATTACTGGTTATTAATTGCAGATCTcgttgttatttattttttaatgatataTTAACGCTAGTAATTCATCTCTGTGCCACTGCCTTGCAGTAATTCCTGGAACTATTAAGTGATTTTATGAAACTACTCTTGGTTGATTTATAGTATATGCCAACATTTCCTTTCGAATTACTAATATATATCTCGTTTATCTTAAATTAAGTATACAGTTGAATTTCTCAAAAGTTGTCCCCTATGCCCATGGATCACGAATCGAATCAAGATATATCTTCTctctttccctttttttttttcctctctctctcttatttcttttatttcctatttatgctttcattttcataacttCTTTgatctctcttcttcttttctctttCCGCTCTAATACATTGTCCTCAATTAATATTAGTAATTGGTAGAATGCCACAAAAAGATGCTGCTCATCTTGACCCTTtcctatttttttcttcttagcCCTCAGAAACATATATCGCAGCATTGGGTATGGAGATCGAAAGCCAATCTCTCCATCTTCCGGAAGAAATCATTGGAGAAATACTGCCAAGACTGCCGGTGAAATCACTGTTGAGACTCAGGTGCGTTTCGAAATCATGGCACTCTTTAATTGGCACCGAAAGATTCATAAAAAAACACCACCAAAATTCGATGAAAAACCCATCTTTCACCCAACAAAGGTTCATTATAGAAACGAATTTGCTTGAATGGCCTAAGCAATGTTCTCTGCTGTCGGTTTTGAGCGGACCAATAAATACTATCCCTTTTTCTCCTTTAGCTTATCCAACGAATACTACATTATTTTCTCGTTTAGCTTATCCAAGGAATACTACATTGCCAATGGGATATGACATTGTGGGGAGCTGTAATGGGCTGCTCTGCATTGTCAATGATGAGAATATATTTCACTTGTGGAACCCATCCACTAGAATAATCTCCAAGAAACTGCCAGAAATTTCAATTGTTAATGATCTCGACGATTTTGATAATTTTGGATTCGGTTGGGTTGAATCGAGTGATGAGTACAAGGTGTTTGTGAATGTGGTTGAATGGAACTCCAGCGTTGGTGAAATTTATAGTACAAGGacaaaatcatggaaaacaaTTGAGCTCTGCCCatatttcattccattttgCAGGGAGGGGCTGTTTGGAGGTGGGAAGCTTTACTGGATGTACGACGATGATGAAGTTATTATTTTCTTGGACTTGAAGAGTGAGGTGTTTGGAAGGATTGAAATTCCCTCTGATCAAGAGAAGATGTATGGAGAGATTGATCGAGAGAAGTACGCCATTGACGTGGGTGTGCTTGGTGGTTTCGTTTGTGTGCTATGTTTTAATTATCAAATTAGAGGCTATCGAGTTTGGGTTATGAACGAGTCTTGGGAGGAAGTGGTGACTCTTTCTCACCTTCTTGAGCTTCTTCAACCACCATTGGTGAAAGGTCTAAATGGAGAGATTTTGGTAAATTGTGGATCCATTGTGGTGGTCTATGATTGTCGGGATAATGTGTTCCGCAACCTCAAGTATTGTTCCTGTTGTGAGGATACTGGGTTCAGCAGCCACGGGGATTGTGTCGATTCAAGTTCACATGATGTCTATGTTGAAAGTTTAGTCTGGCCAGAAGATTTATGAAACAAGTCTTAGAACATGATTGTGAGTGGTTTCATAGCTTTTTTTATGATAAAGGAATACAATCCCTTTATCTCCTTTAGCTTATCCAATGAATACTAGTACATTGATGTGATTTCTAATCTTGGGGTGCTGTAATGGGCTGCTCTACATTCTCaatgatgaaaatatatttcACTTATGGAACCCATCATCCACTAGAATAATCTCCAAGAAACTGCCAGAATTTTTTTCTAATCTCGACTCTTTTGATAATTACGGATTTGGTCGGGTACAAGGTGTTTGTGAATGTGGTTGATTATAACTTCAGCGTTGGTGAATTTATAATACAAGGacaaaatcatggaaaacaaTTGAGCTCTGCCCatatttccttccatatttgAGAACGGGGGTGTTT comes from Salvia miltiorrhiza cultivar Shanhuang (shh) chromosome 3, IMPLAD_Smil_shh, whole genome shotgun sequence and encodes:
- the LOC131017779 gene encoding uncharacterized protein LOC131017779 isoform X2 → MEIESQSLHLPEEIIGEILPRLPVKSLLRLREGLFGGGKLYWMYDDDEVIIFLDLKSEVFGRIEIPSDQEKMYGEIDREKYAIDVGVLGGFVCVLCFNYQIRGYRVWVMNESWEEVVTLSHLLELLQPPLVKGLNGEILVNCGSIVVVYDCRDNVFRNLKYCSCCEDTGFSSHGDCVDSSSHDVYVESLVWPEDL
- the LOC131017779 gene encoding F-box/kelch-repeat protein At3g06240-like isoform X1, with protein sequence MEIESQSLHLPEEIIGEILPRLPVKSLLRLRCVSKSWHSLIGTERFIKKHHQNSMKNPSFTQQRFIIETNLLEWPKQCSLLSVLSGPINTIPFSPLAYPTNTTLFSRLAYPRNTTLPMGYDIVGSCNGLLCIVNDENIFHLWNPSTRIISKKLPEISIVNDLDDFDNFGFGWVESSDEYKVFVNVVEWNSSVGEIYSTRTKSWKTIELCPYFIPFCREGLFGGGKLYWMYDDDEVIIFLDLKSEVFGRIEIPSDQEKMYGEIDREKYAIDVGVLGGFVCVLCFNYQIRGYRVWVMNESWEEVVTLSHLLELLQPPLVKGLNGEILVNCGSIVVVYDCRDNVFRNLKYCSCCEDTGFSSHGDCVDSSSHDVYVESLVWPEDL